In the genome of Meles meles chromosome 16, mMelMel3.1 paternal haplotype, whole genome shotgun sequence, one region contains:
- the PI3 gene encoding elafin: MRPSSFLVLAVFLFLGILLAQAAISGAPPKGQGHVPVKGQDPVRGQDPVKAKVPVSTKPGSCPHILIQCAMLNPPNRCLRDTQCPGAKKCCKGACGLACLDPQ, encoded by the exons ATGAGACCCAGCAGCTTCTTGGTCCTGGCAGTGTTCCTCTTCCTGGGGATCCTGCTGGCACAGGCAGCCATCAGTGGAG CTCCCCCTAAAGGGCAAGGTCATGTTCCGGTCAAAGGACAAGATCCGGTTAGAGGTCAAGATCCAGTCAAAGCCAAAGTTCCCGTGTCCACTAAGCCTGGCTCCTGCCCCCACATTCTGATCCAGTGCGCCATGTTGAACCCCCCGAACCGCTGTCTGAGAGACACCCAGTGCCCAGGGGCCAAGAAGTGCTGTAAGGGCGCTTGTGGGCTGGCCTGCTTGGATCCCCAGTGA